A genomic region of Enterococcus sp. 12C11_DIV0727 contains the following coding sequences:
- a CDS encoding MerR family transcriptional regulator translates to MNSKEAAEMFGLTTDTIRYYERVGVIPPIERDKNGYRVYTTRDLNWIYLAKSLRHAGVSIESLIEFATLAQLDGNVDQAQKQILRDQLQEINEKLTEMTQTRDLLQYKIDTYDEHIAKFKSGEATSDNLEELWNVTYDNKK, encoded by the coding sequence TTGAACAGTAAAGAAGCAGCTGAAATGTTCGGGTTAACAACTGACACGATCCGCTATTACGAACGGGTAGGGGTTATTCCACCAATCGAGCGGGATAAAAATGGTTACCGAGTTTATACAACAAGGGATCTAAATTGGATTTATTTAGCCAAAAGTCTCCGTCATGCCGGTGTATCGATAGAATCTCTGATCGAATTTGCCACACTTGCTCAACTTGATGGAAATGTTGATCAAGCACAAAAACAAATTTTGCGAGATCAACTGCAGGAAATCAATGAAAAGCTAACAGAGATGACCCAAACAAGAGATTTACTACAATACAAAATTGATACCTATGATGAGCATATTGCTAAGTTTAAATCTGGCGAAGCCACATCTGATAACCTTGAAGAGCTTTGGAACGTAACGTATGATAATAAAAAATAA
- a CDS encoding histidine phosphatase family protein, which translates to MKKTLYLMRHGETLFNQRKKIQGWCDSPLTEKGIKQAQIAGKYFSDHNITFDSAYASTSERASDTLEYVTDMPYKRVKGMKEWNFGRFESESEALNPTLPYGDFFVAYGGEEEFQFRERVSKSLLEVMQEAGETVLGVSHGASCRQFMRNWAHTSEVDQKEALSNCCILKFEFENDTFTLLEIINHDFSSLS; encoded by the coding sequence ATGAAAAAAACATTATATTTGATGAGACATGGCGAAACATTATTCAATCAACGAAAAAAAATCCAAGGTTGGTGCGATTCACCACTGACAGAAAAAGGGATCAAGCAAGCCCAGATTGCAGGAAAGTATTTTAGTGATCATAACATTACATTTGACAGCGCCTACGCATCTACGTCAGAACGTGCTAGTGATACGCTGGAATATGTCACTGACATGCCTTATAAACGAGTAAAAGGAATGAAAGAATGGAATTTCGGTCGTTTTGAATCGGAAAGTGAAGCGCTGAATCCAACACTTCCTTATGGGGATTTCTTTGTAGCTTACGGTGGTGAAGAGGAGTTTCAATTTAGGGAGCGTGTTTCAAAAAGCTTGCTGGAGGTAATGCAAGAGGCTGGTGAAACTGTTTTAGGTGTATCTCATGGTGCATCTTGCCGTCAATTTATGCGAAATTGGGCCCATACAAGTGAAGTCGATCAAAAAGAAGCTTTGAGCAATTGTTGTATTTTGAAATTTGAATTTGAGAATGATACATTCACATTGTTAGAGATCATCAATCACGATTTTTCAAGTTTGTCATGA
- a CDS encoding linear amide C-N hydrolase — protein MCTSITMTTKDQHVLLARTMDFAVVLEGEPTFIPRNKFVFVNDESYDQKNEYAFVGMARQVDKEHFVFADGLNEKGLSCAALYFSGYADYNSQDTDKKYTLAPHDVVPFLLSTCSSIEEVTRTMENAQVENTALDFLGIVLPLHWVITDKTGKSIVIEYTEQTLHIHENTIGVMTNSPDYKWHTTNLRNYIGLQPEQKTEVHLNDMVMKPFGEGTGAFGLPGDFTPPSRFVRATFLKACLQDVQTELDGVTSMFHVLANVDIPKGVVKTTQAYDYTQYTAVIVNSSLNYYYKTYNNQRIRCIELANEDFDATSGKIWSSGDSEDILYRNNKK, from the coding sequence ATGTGTACCAGTATTACGATGACAACAAAAGATCAACATGTTTTATTAGCTAGAACAATGGATTTTGCAGTCGTTTTAGAGGGTGAACCTACGTTTATTCCACGGAACAAATTCGTATTCGTTAATGACGAAAGTTACGATCAGAAAAATGAATACGCCTTTGTAGGAATGGCACGGCAAGTGGATAAAGAACATTTTGTTTTTGCCGATGGTTTAAACGAAAAAGGACTTTCTTGCGCTGCTCTTTATTTTTCAGGTTACGCTGACTATAATAGCCAAGACACTGACAAAAAATATACCTTAGCACCTCATGATGTTGTCCCATTTTTACTTTCTACTTGTTCAAGCATTGAAGAAGTGACTCGCACCATGGAAAATGCTCAAGTTGAAAATACGGCGTTAGATTTCTTAGGAATCGTCTTACCTCTTCACTGGGTCATCACAGACAAAACCGGCAAAAGTATTGTCATTGAGTATACTGAACAAACCTTGCACATTCACGAAAATACTATTGGTGTTATGACGAATAGTCCAGACTACAAATGGCACACGACTAATCTAAGAAATTACATTGGTTTACAGCCTGAACAAAAAACAGAAGTTCATCTAAACGATATGGTGATGAAACCTTTTGGTGAAGGGACTGGTGCTTTTGGCCTTCCTGGTGATTTCACTCCACCATCAAGATTTGTCAGAGCGACTTTTTTAAAAGCCTGCTTACAAGATGTTCAAACTGAATTAGATGGGGTTACTTCAATGTTTCATGTGCTTGCTAACGTTGACATCCCTAAAGGTGTTGTAAAAACCACTCAGGCCTATGACTACACGCAATACACTGCTGTTATAGTCAATAGTTCACTGAATTATTATTATAAAACATACAATAATCAACGCATTCGTTGCATCGAATTAGCCAATGAAGATTTTGATGCCACTTCTGGAAAAATCTGGTCTAGTGGTGATTCGGAAGATATCTTGTACCGAAACAACAAAAAATAA
- a CDS encoding DUF1456 family protein, which translates to MNNNDILIRLRYALDIKDTDMIKIFKLGDLEITRDQLRVLLTKQNEEDELPRDAVCDNHTLESFLNGLITYKRGKLPLKNGVAPKPTFLINSQSNVNNVLLKKVKIALALTSDDMLDVLRLASVYASDSELSAILRKEGHRNYKECGDRYARNFLKGLAVKYRE; encoded by the coding sequence ATGAATAATAATGATATACTGATTCGCTTGCGTTATGCATTAGATATCAAAGACACCGATATGATCAAGATTTTTAAGTTAGGCGATTTAGAAATCACTAGAGATCAATTAAGAGTATTACTAACGAAGCAAAATGAGGAAGATGAACTTCCACGAGATGCGGTCTGCGATAATCATACATTGGAGTCTTTCTTGAATGGATTGATTACGTACAAAAGAGGGAAACTACCACTAAAAAATGGTGTGGCTCCTAAACCAACTTTTCTGATCAACAGCCAAAGTAATGTTAATAATGTATTGTTGAAGAAAGTAAAAATCGCTTTAGCTCTAACAAGTGATGATATGCTAGATGTGCTAAGATTGGCGAGTGTCTACGCTTCTGATAGTGAATTAAGTGCGATTCTAAGAAAAGAAGGACATCGGAACTATAAAGAATGTGGTGACCGTTATGCAAGAAACTTCTTAAAAGGTTTGGCAGTCAAATATCGAGAATAG
- a CDS encoding helix-turn-helix transcriptional regulator: MKKIERILAIIVLLLDNEIISTAQLAQRFEVTKRTIFRDIETIELAGFPIISHSGRNGGFSLVHSFKLRTHTYSGEEKQELINALNVSEGLFGVMDQQNMIKEKIELLQGATEKSQQVKTRFSFQSPTMHRPEIEAETKEKINCINLALKQNKKLLIDYVDNKGDHTKRMIHPYELMLMNGSWYIYSYCEARKAYRYFKVTRIRQLTIQQTTFETADYMNQKPAEANGELVQLRFRKEDLGKLYDYYTDDEIQVMDTYVEVTIYANQQKTLLPFLLMFGNGVNVISPIDLQEKHKQEILKLAETYRKE; this comes from the coding sequence ATGAAAAAAATCGAGCGGATCCTAGCGATAATTGTTCTACTTTTAGATAATGAAATTATATCAACAGCTCAATTAGCCCAACGATTTGAAGTAACAAAAAGAACTATCTTTAGAGATATCGAAACAATTGAATTAGCCGGTTTTCCTATTATTTCTCATTCAGGTCGCAACGGAGGCTTCTCTTTAGTTCATTCTTTTAAACTGAGAACTCATACTTACAGTGGTGAAGAAAAGCAAGAGCTCATCAATGCTCTTAATGTCAGTGAAGGTCTCTTTGGGGTCATGGATCAGCAAAACATGATCAAAGAGAAAATTGAGCTGTTGCAAGGGGCGACAGAAAAAAGCCAACAAGTAAAAACACGTTTTTCATTTCAGTCACCTACAATGCACCGGCCTGAAATAGAAGCAGAGACGAAGGAGAAAATCAATTGTATCAATCTTGCGCTAAAGCAAAATAAAAAGTTGCTGATTGATTATGTAGATAACAAGGGGGATCATACAAAACGAATGATTCATCCATATGAATTGATGTTGATGAATGGTAGTTGGTATATTTATTCCTATTGTGAGGCTCGAAAAGCGTATAGATATTTTAAAGTCACAAGAATAAGACAACTAACAATCCAACAAACAACTTTTGAAACAGCTGATTACATGAATCAAAAACCTGCTGAAGCAAATGGAGAGTTGGTTCAATTAAGGTTTAGAAAAGAAGACCTTGGGAAATTATATGACTATTACACAGATGATGAGATTCAAGTTATGGATACATATGTAGAGGTCACTATCTACGCTAATCAGCAAAAAACACTTTTACCATTTTTATTGATGTTCGGTAATGGCGTCAACGTTATCTCGCCGATTGACTTACAAGAAAAGCATAAGCAAGAGATATTGAAGCTGGCTGAGACGTACCGAAAAGAATAA
- a CDS encoding beta-glucoside-specific PTS transporter subunit IIABC, which produces MGKYEELAKKIVKEVGGKENVNSLTNCITRLRFKLKDESKANTEVLKNMDGIVTVMQAGGQYQVVIGNHVPDVRKDVDAVLGVLEPVADDGAKGNLFDRFVDMISGIFQPILAPLSAAGMLKGVNAILAFALGSSFSGSSTYALFNAMGDGLFLFLPIFIGYTAMKKFGGSPFLGMMIASSLVYTGFIDGSATAAFAESGGLNFFGIPFSIPAAGYGSTVMPIIASTAFAAFLEKQLRKIIPDVVKLFLVPFFAALITVPLTFLVIGPIMNVVADGLGNGLLAVQAFNPIIFGAIVGFTWQILVMFGMHWALIPFVIISLSQGIPTSLLTGSGSVSFAQTGAVLAVMLKTKNLRLKELSIPAFISGLFGVTEPAIYGITLPKKKPFWASCIVGGVTGAIAMGLGIQAYQMGGLGIFRYTSTISPDGDMKYAIYNMILDACALAAGFGLAWILGFKDDEPTIQLSKEEAKLAATGQKKKLTKDEVFSPAEGKVLPLSEARDAAFSEGIMGKGVVIEPTVGEIVAPFDGTVMTLFPTKHAIGLISDNGTELLIHIGIDTVQLDGEGFEAFVEQNAKVKKGDKLVTFDIRAIEEAGYSTQVPIIVTNTPDYADVIATSETSTKQGAVLITAIIAK; this is translated from the coding sequence ATGGGTAAATATGAAGAACTTGCAAAAAAAATTGTAAAAGAAGTCGGAGGTAAAGAAAACGTCAATTCTTTGACAAATTGTATCACACGTCTACGCTTCAAATTAAAAGATGAAAGCAAAGCAAATACTGAAGTCTTAAAAAACATGGATGGTATTGTTACAGTCATGCAAGCTGGTGGGCAATATCAAGTGGTCATTGGCAATCATGTCCCTGATGTTCGTAAGGATGTAGATGCAGTGCTAGGTGTTTTAGAACCTGTGGCGGATGATGGAGCAAAAGGCAATTTGTTTGATCGATTTGTGGATATGATTTCTGGCATTTTCCAGCCTATTCTGGCACCATTATCTGCAGCAGGTATGCTAAAAGGGGTCAATGCAATTTTAGCCTTTGCCTTAGGTTCTAGCTTTTCGGGTAGCTCTACTTATGCACTCTTTAATGCAATGGGTGATGGTTTGTTCTTATTCTTGCCGATTTTTATTGGGTACACAGCAATGAAAAAATTTGGCGGTTCTCCTTTTTTAGGAATGATGATTGCTTCAAGCTTGGTTTATACAGGTTTTATTGATGGATCTGCGACCGCTGCTTTTGCAGAAAGTGGTGGGTTGAATTTCTTTGGCATTCCGTTTTCGATCCCTGCTGCTGGATATGGCTCAACAGTGATGCCAATCATTGCATCCACAGCTTTTGCGGCTTTTCTTGAAAAACAATTAAGGAAAATCATTCCAGATGTGGTTAAACTATTTTTAGTCCCCTTTTTCGCAGCTTTGATTACAGTTCCCTTGACCTTTTTGGTGATTGGACCAATTATGAATGTTGTAGCGGACGGACTTGGAAATGGGTTGCTTGCCGTTCAAGCGTTCAATCCAATCATCTTTGGTGCAATTGTAGGGTTCACTTGGCAAATCCTTGTTATGTTCGGGATGCATTGGGCACTTATTCCATTTGTCATTATTTCATTATCTCAAGGAATACCAACTTCTTTACTAACAGGTTCCGGCAGTGTCTCCTTCGCACAGACAGGGGCAGTTCTTGCTGTTATGCTAAAAACGAAAAATTTGCGCTTAAAAGAGTTATCTATTCCTGCTTTTATTTCTGGATTGTTTGGTGTTACTGAACCAGCTATTTACGGAATCACTTTACCGAAAAAGAAACCCTTTTGGGCATCTTGTATTGTAGGTGGTGTCACGGGTGCTATAGCTATGGGATTAGGTATTCAAGCTTATCAAATGGGCGGACTTGGTATTTTTAGATATACTTCAACAATTTCACCTGATGGCGATATGAAATATGCTATTTACAATATGATCTTAGATGCTTGCGCACTTGCAGCTGGATTTGGCTTAGCATGGATTTTAGGATTTAAAGATGATGAACCAACGATTCAACTATCAAAAGAAGAAGCAAAATTAGCCGCAACTGGACAAAAAAAGAAACTTACAAAAGATGAAGTTTTCTCTCCAGCAGAAGGCAAAGTCCTACCTTTGAGCGAAGCAAGAGACGCAGCATTTTCTGAAGGTATCATGGGCAAAGGGGTTGTGATCGAACCAACTGTTGGGGAAATCGTGGCACCATTTGATGGTACCGTGATGACACTTTTCCCGACAAAGCATGCCATTGGATTGATTTCGGACAATGGGACCGAGCTGTTGATCCATATCGGTATCGACACCGTTCAGTTAGATGGTGAAGGCTTTGAGGCGTTCGTTGAGCAAAATGCGAAAGTTAAAAAAGGGGATAAATTAGTGACTTTCGATATCCGTGCGATCGAAGAAGCAGGATACAGTACGCAAGTACCGATCATCGTTACAAATACTCCTGATTACGCTGATGTGATTGCAACTTCTGAAACCTCAACTAAACAAGGAGCTGTTTTGATTACTGCGATCATCGCAAAATAA
- the licT gene encoding BglG family transcription antiterminator LicT, producing the protein MEILKILNNNVIIVLNEENEEVILMGNGLGFQMKTGAKVDVEKIEKVFKLENQVQSEQIEQLFAEIPEEIIEISYKILSHARIALDKELNESSFIAIADHLNSSIQRAKKSIQVKNFLLWDIKRFFPAELEIARSAIQMVNQQLHVDLTDDEAGFLALHITNAQIDSHHEDAISLTQLIEEILTVIKYTLRISFAENDIYFQRFITHLKFFTERVLKKNTGNSAKDQIESELFLLVTTQYPEAFTATKKVAELLKNRRNYAMSKDEQAYITIHLARIIDKTS; encoded by the coding sequence TTGGAAATTCTAAAAATTTTAAATAATAATGTGATCATTGTCTTGAATGAAGAAAATGAAGAAGTCATTTTGATGGGCAATGGTTTGGGCTTTCAAATGAAAACAGGGGCAAAAGTTGATGTCGAAAAAATCGAGAAGGTTTTTAAGCTTGAAAACCAAGTCCAATCAGAACAGATTGAACAGCTTTTTGCAGAGATTCCAGAAGAAATCATTGAGATTTCGTATAAAATTTTATCACATGCAAGAATTGCTTTGGATAAAGAATTGAATGAATCATCTTTTATAGCGATTGCGGATCATTTAAACTCCTCGATCCAAAGAGCGAAAAAAAGTATTCAGGTGAAAAATTTTTTATTGTGGGATATCAAACGGTTTTTCCCAGCCGAATTAGAAATTGCTAGATCTGCAATTCAAATGGTTAATCAACAGTTACATGTTGACTTAACAGATGATGAAGCTGGTTTTCTAGCCTTACATATCACCAATGCTCAGATCGATAGTCATCACGAGGATGCAATCAGCCTTACTCAGTTGATTGAAGAAATCTTGACAGTTATCAAATATACGCTGCGAATCAGCTTTGCTGAAAATGATATCTATTTTCAACGCTTTATTACGCATTTGAAATTTTTTACGGAAAGAGTCTTGAAAAAAAATACTGGTAATAGTGCTAAAGATCAAATCGAAAGTGAGTTGTTTTTACTCGTTACTACACAGTATCCCGAAGCGTTTACGGCAACAAAGAAAGTCGCTGAATTATTAAAAAATCGACGGAACTATGCGATGTCAAAAGACGAACAAGCCTACATCACCATTCATTTAGCTCGAATCATCGATAAAACTAGTTAG
- a CDS encoding glycoside hydrolase family 1 protein — protein sequence MSFPKNFLWGGATAANQCEGAWDQDGKGDSICDHNRAGSRTSNTHRTFDLEIDTEQYYYPSHTAIDSYHRYKEDIALFAEMGFKVYRMSIAWSRIFPNGDETTPNEAGLQFYDNVFDELAKYGIEPLVTISHFEMPFHLGKKYDGFLDKRTIGFYENYATTLFERYKNKVKYWLTFNEINFGTMDHGKRISGLFNRDYTETEQYQALHNVFLASAKAVVAGHKINPDFKIGCMLAYITMYPKTCRPEDVLKTQQINEKFNFFCGDVQVKGKYPYFMKRYFAKNNIQVDITDEDKALLQAGTVDYYTFSYYMTTCITDDLENRDDKTGGNLFGGVSNEYLETSDWGWQIDPVGLRYTLNQIYSRYEVPLMVVENGLGAFDNVEADGSINDDYRIDYFKHHIIEMEKAIDDGVDLIGYTPWGCIDLISAGTGEMSKRYGFIYVDHDDEGNGTLERSRKKSFHWYKQVIESNGENLA from the coding sequence ATGAGTTTTCCAAAGAATTTTTTATGGGGCGGCGCAACAGCTGCCAATCAATGTGAAGGTGCCTGGGATCAGGATGGCAAAGGAGATTCTATTTGCGACCACAATCGTGCCGGAAGCCGTACCTCTAATACTCACCGCACCTTTGATCTAGAAATTGATACAGAACAGTATTACTATCCTAGCCACACAGCAATCGATTCATACCATCGTTATAAAGAAGATATTGCTTTATTTGCTGAAATGGGCTTCAAAGTCTACCGGATGTCGATTGCTTGGTCTCGGATTTTTCCTAATGGAGATGAAACGACACCTAACGAAGCTGGCTTACAATTTTACGATAATGTGTTTGATGAACTAGCTAAATATGGTATTGAACCGCTTGTAACGATCTCTCACTTTGAAATGCCGTTTCACTTAGGTAAGAAATATGATGGATTTTTAGATAAACGGACAATTGGTTTTTACGAAAATTATGCAACAACACTATTTGAACGGTACAAAAATAAAGTGAAATATTGGCTGACATTCAATGAAATTAATTTTGGTACAATGGATCATGGTAAACGCATCAGTGGTCTATTCAATCGTGACTATACTGAAACCGAGCAATACCAAGCACTACACAATGTTTTTCTAGCTTCAGCAAAAGCAGTTGTTGCTGGACACAAAATCAATCCCGATTTTAAAATCGGTTGTATGCTAGCTTACATTACGATGTATCCTAAAACATGCCGACCAGAAGACGTTTTAAAAACGCAGCAAATCAATGAAAAATTTAACTTCTTCTGTGGAGATGTTCAGGTAAAAGGAAAATATCCCTATTTTATGAAACGTTATTTTGCCAAGAATAATATTCAAGTCGACATTACAGATGAGGATAAGGCATTATTACAAGCAGGGACTGTCGATTATTATACGTTTAGCTATTACATGACCACTTGTATTACAGATGATTTAGAAAATCGCGATGATAAAACAGGAGGAAACCTATTTGGCGGCGTCTCCAATGAGTATCTAGAAACCAGTGACTGGGGTTGGCAAATCGATCCTGTCGGTCTACGGTATACTTTAAACCAAATCTATTCTCGTTATGAAGTTCCTTTAATGGTTGTTGAAAATGGTCTTGGAGCCTTTGATAATGTTGAAGCAGATGGTTCGATCAATGATGATTATCGGATCGATTACTTCAAACACCATATTATTGAAATGGAAAAAGCAATTGATGATGGTGTTGATTTGATTGGGTATACACCGTGGGGCTGTATTGACTTGATTAGTGCCGGAACAGGTGAAATGAGTAAGCGCTATGGGTTTATCTACGTCGATCATGATGACGAAGGTAACGGAACACTTGAGAGAAGCCGCAAGAAATCATTCCACTGGTATAAACAAGTGATTGAATCAAATGGCGAAAATCTCGCCTAA
- a CDS encoding aldo/keto reductase, with the protein MQTVTLNNGVEIPILGFGTYQITNPQEAEQAVIDAIKAGYRHIDTAQSYLNEEAVGHGIAASGILREELFVTTKIWVENVSYDGVKASFQRSLDRLSLAYVDLLLLHQPYNDVYGAWRAMEELQAAGKIRAIGVSNFAVDRAVDLAEFNKVVPQVNQIEINPFNQQIKNIEALKAEGIIPEAWAPFAEGKNGIFTNELLTNIGKKYQKSVAQVIVRWLLEQEIVVLAKSVKPERMAENLAVFDFELSEEDKAAIATLNEGESQFFSHADPEMIKWMASRKMDV; encoded by the coding sequence ATGCAGACAGTCACATTGAATAATGGTGTAGAAATCCCAATTTTAGGTTTTGGTACGTATCAAATCACAAACCCACAAGAAGCTGAACAAGCTGTTATTGATGCAATAAAGGCCGGTTATCGTCATATTGACACAGCACAATCGTATCTAAATGAAGAGGCAGTGGGACATGGAATCGCAGCTTCAGGCATTTTACGTGAAGAGTTATTTGTTACAACAAAAATTTGGGTAGAAAATGTTTCTTATGACGGAGTAAAAGCTTCTTTTCAGCGTTCGCTTGACCGTTTAAGTTTAGCGTATGTGGATTTACTTTTATTGCATCAACCGTATAATGATGTTTACGGTGCTTGGCGTGCTATGGAAGAACTACAAGCAGCAGGGAAAATCCGTGCAATCGGCGTTTCAAATTTTGCTGTAGATCGAGCAGTTGATTTGGCAGAATTCAATAAGGTCGTACCTCAAGTTAATCAAATCGAGATCAATCCTTTTAACCAACAAATCAAAAACATCGAAGCTTTAAAAGCAGAAGGAATCATACCAGAAGCTTGGGCGCCCTTTGCAGAAGGTAAGAATGGTATTTTTACGAATGAGCTCTTAACGAATATTGGCAAAAAATATCAAAAATCAGTAGCTCAAGTAATCGTCCGCTGGTTGTTAGAACAAGAGATTGTTGTACTTGCAAAATCTGTTAAACCAGAGCGGATGGCTGAAAATTTAGCCGTATTTGATTTTGAATTATCGGAAGAAGACAAAGCAGCAATTGCCACCTTGAATGAAGGGGAAAGCCAATTTTTCTCTCATGCTGATCCTGAAATGATCAAATGGATGGCTAGTAGAAAAATGGATGTCTAA